The Verrucomicrobiota bacterium nucleotide sequence TTGCCGAGAAGCTTGCCGGTTTTGGCATGGATTACATCGAGGGTGGATGGCCCGGTTCGAATCCCAAGGATCTCGCATTCTTTGCGGAGGCTCGGAAACATGATTTCGGGAAGACAAAGATCGCCGCCTTCGGCAGCACCCGTCGTGCAGGGATCAAGGCTTCAGAGGATAACCAATTAGCCCAGTTACTGGAGGCGGAAACACCCGTGGTCACCATCTTCGGGAAGAGCTGGAAACTTCAGGTGGATAAGGTGCTGGGGGTTCCCCATGAGGAGAACCTCGCGATGATCAGCGATAGCGTGTCCTACCTGAAGTCGTGCGGACGTGAGGTCTTCTACGATGCCGAACATTTCTTCGATGGTTACAAGGATGACGCGGAGTTTGCCTTGAGAACGCTTGCCGCTGCTGCCGAAGCGGGAGCCGATATGCTCGTCCTCTGCGACACCAACGGGGGCACGATGCCAGAGGAGATCTCAGCAATTACCGGCGCAGTGGAATCTCGTTTCCCGGGGAAGGTGGGCATCCATACTCATAACGATTGCGGGATGGGTGCTGCTAATGCACTTGCTGCAGTCCATGCCGGTGCGATCCAGATCCAGGGGACGATGAACGGCTACGGCGAGCGCACAGGTAACTGCAACCTCACGACCGTGATCCCATGTCTCCAGCTCAAGATAGGCATACCTGTCGTTCCTGATCTCACGAGACTGAGAGAGGTGTCTCTCTTTGTGGACGAGTTGGCAAACTGCCAGCCTGATGTGCGGGCTCCTTTCGTTGGCAACACAGCCTTCGCTCACAAGGGGGGGATGCATGTGAATGCGGTGGCCAAGACAGCGGCAGCCTATGAGCACATCGAGCCTTCTGCTGTAGGCAATCATCAGAACATTCTGGTCTCCGAGCTTTCAGGTCGGAGTAATATCCTTCTCAAGGCTGAGGAGCTAGGCCTAGAACTTACCAAGAGCGACCCTGCCGTGCTCCGGGTGCTGGAGAGGATCAAGGCCTTGGAATCCGAAGGGTTTGAATTTGAAGCGGCTGATGCCTCACTCGATTTGCTTATCCGGAAGGAACTTGGGCTTCATACCCCACTCTTCGAGCTGCAGGGATATCATTGTAGCTTCCGCCGTAACGCTGCTGGGTCATCCACAACCTGCGAGGCCACCATCACAATCCTGAACAATGGCCATTCGCTTGTAATGACAGCCGAAGGAGATGGGCCCGTGAATGCCCTGGATGCCGCCCTCCGCAAGGCCCTGCTGCAGCTTCATCCTTGGATCGCCGGGATCAGACTTTCCGATTACAAGGTCCGCATCGTCGATGGAGGAAGAGGGACTGCCGCGCGAACCCGCGTTCACATTCTCTCAAGCGAGGGAGTCGATTCTTGGGGAACCGTCGGAGTCTCGGATAACATCATCGAGGCGAGTTGGATGGCGCTGGTTGACTCCCTTGAATACCGCGCCTCAAAGCGTTAAGGAATTCTTAAGGATTTCGGTGCATTGCATGGTCATTGCTCACTTGCCGTAGGTTGAAGCTACGACTGCGCTGCCATTCCTGTCACTGCATCCCGAACTTCTTAGAGCATCTTGCGTTTAGTCTGTCGTTCTTTGGGCGATCATCTTGACCGTCGATAAATAACAGGACTCGCGCAAAGGCGCAAAGGCGCGGAGGAAAAGACAAAGGATTGGGTCCGGAGAAGATTGTCACCGATGTCTTCAAAGATACGTTGCCATGAGTCATAAAAACTCTGCGTCTTTGCGTCTTTGCGCGAGATTTCTTCCCTTTTACATGCGTCAAATAAAACCGAAACCGCTCTAATGCTCGGGAAACTCTACTGACTGCTGTGGGAGTCGGAAGAACTGGAGGAGGACTTGTGGTGTTTGTGCTTTTTCTTCGAGTGATGGGAATGTGAGGCTTTGGAAGAGCTCTTTTTCTTCTGGGGATGAAAGAAGAAGCGATGAAAGGACCAAGGGTTTTCCGGAGTCGGCAGCAAGAAGTGGGCAGCCGGAGTCGGGACATGGCGTCCGCCACCGTGGAGCTTTCGATGCTCCATGATAAAATCCGTGGGGACCCAGTAGCTGAGAAGGTCGCGGGTGCCTCCCGCATGATTCACTCCGATTGAAAGATCCTTGTGCATCTCGAAGTGAAGGTGAGGAGGGTACATTCCGTGATTATTACCGATGGTGCCTATCTGCTGACCTCGTTTCACCTGCTCTCCCTCCTTCACCATCATCCTATCGAGATGACCATAGAGAGAATCGGCAAAATGCAACTGCCTGTTATCGATCCAGGCATGGCGGACGATGACAACGTTCCCCCAGTCGGCATGGATGTCCCGTGCCAGAACGACGAGGCCATTCCCGATGGAATGCACAGAATGCCCGAATGCTTGCCCTTTTCCTCCGGCGATGACCCAGTCCTCTCCAAGATGACCATGGGCACGGAATCCCCGTGATTTGCAAAATCCTGTTCCGTTGGGAGGCGCCACTGCCAAGTCGAACCCATCAGCCGTGACGGCTGATGCCTCAGGTAAAATATCAATCGAGGGGAAGGAGTGGAATAAGCGCGCAAAAAAACCCTGAGGGGCTATGGCGGAATCATCAGCCCGGCCTTGTGGTGACAGGAATGCAAAAACCAGTGCCGGAAGAAAGCAGGCAATGAATGGAGGTCGGCTCAACACGAAAGTTTTTATTCTAGAAAAGGAAGCGGTGACCGTGCAACCCCGCGGTTCGATTCCTTCATCATAGTAACTGGTAATCTGATTGCATGGACGCGCCACGCGTGATGAGATTAATAGGTTTCTCTTTTAATTACATGCCTGCATCATCCCATCCATCTCCCGCTATTCTGGCACTTGAAGACGGTCGCATCTTTCCTGGTTTTTCCATTGGTGCACCGGGAAACGCTATTGGTGAGATTTGTTTCAATACCTCCATGAGTGGCTACCAAGAGGTTCTTACTGATCCTTCCTACCGGGGACAGATCGTCACGATGACTTATCCCCTTATCGGCAACTACGGAACGGGCGTTGAAGATGGGGAGAGTTCAGTTCCTCAGGTGAGCGGATTTGTCATTGAGGAGCTTTCCAGAGTGGATAGCAGTTGGCGCTCTTCGGAAAATCTGCACTCCTATCTGCGCCGTCACGGAATTCCGGCGATTTGCGGAATCGATACCCGCTCACTGACCCGTCATCTTCGGACCCAAGGTGCCATGCGGGCCTGTCTCAGTACGGATGGATCAGATGCCGCTGCTGCCGTGGCTCGGGCTAAAGATGCACCTAAGCTTGAAGAACTCGATCTGGTGGGAGAGGTCTCCACTAAGGAAACCTACGAATGGGATCCCGAATGCAAGGAAAGCATCCAGTTCGGAATGACCCGACATTCAGGCGAGGGGAGGGAGCCTCTGGTTGTCCTCTACGACTTCGGTGTGAAGCGTAACATCCTGCGACTCCTTCGTTCTCAGGGCGTACGTGTGATGGTTGTCCCTTCCACGACTTCTGCTGAGGAAGCGCTTGCCCTGAACCCCGACGGCATCTTTCTCTCCAATGGCCCCGGTGACCCGGCTGTGCTCACTCAGGCCCACGAGACAGCCAGGCGCCTTGCCGAGGTAAAGCCCGTCTTCGGCATCTGTCTGGGCCACCAGATCCTCTCGCTGGCTTTCGGCGCGAGCACGTTCAAGCTCAAGTTCGGCCA carries:
- the cimA gene encoding citramalate synthase, encoding MTTKAKVFLYDTTLRDGTQGEGISFSLLDKIRIAEKLAGFGMDYIEGGWPGSNPKDLAFFAEARKHDFGKTKIAAFGSTRRAGIKASEDNQLAQLLEAETPVVTIFGKSWKLQVDKVLGVPHEENLAMISDSVSYLKSCGREVFYDAEHFFDGYKDDAEFALRTLAAAAEAGADMLVLCDTNGGTMPEEISAITGAVESRFPGKVGIHTHNDCGMGAANALAAVHAGAIQIQGTMNGYGERTGNCNLTTVIPCLQLKIGIPVVPDLTRLREVSLFVDELANCQPDVRAPFVGNTAFAHKGGMHVNAVAKTAAAYEHIEPSAVGNHQNILVSELSGRSNILLKAEELGLELTKSDPAVLRVLERIKALESEGFEFEAADASLDLLIRKELGLHTPLFELQGYHCSFRRNAAGSSTTCEATITILNNGHSLVMTAEGDGPVNALDAALRKALLQLHPWIAGIRLSDYKVRIVDGGRGTAARTRVHILSSEGVDSWGTVGVSDNIIEASWMALVDSLEYRASKR
- a CDS encoding M23 family metallopeptidase, with the protein product MAPPNGTGFCKSRGFRAHGHLGEDWVIAGGKGQAFGHSVHSIGNGLVVLARDIHADWGNVVIVRHAWIDNRQLHFADSLYGHLDRMMVKEGEQVKRGQQIGTIGNNHGMYPPHLHFEMHKDLSIGVNHAGGTRDLLSYWVPTDFIMEHRKLHGGGRHVPTPAAHFLLPTPENPWSFHRFFFHPQKKKSSSKASHSHHSKKKHKHHKSSSSSSDSHSSQ
- the carA gene encoding glutamine-hydrolyzing carbamoyl-phosphate synthase small subunit, which produces MPASSHPSPAILALEDGRIFPGFSIGAPGNAIGEICFNTSMSGYQEVLTDPSYRGQIVTMTYPLIGNYGTGVEDGESSVPQVSGFVIEELSRVDSSWRSSENLHSYLRRHGIPAICGIDTRSLTRHLRTQGAMRACLSTDGSDAAAAVARAKDAPKLEELDLVGEVSTKETYEWDPECKESIQFGMTRHSGEGREPLVVLYDFGVKRNILRLLRSQGVRVMVVPSTTSAEEALALNPDGIFLSNGPGDPAVLTQAHETARRLAEVKPVFGICLGHQILSLAFGASTFKLKFGHRGANQPVQDLRTGRVIITSQNHGYAVKEEGLPSDLEITHRHLNDGTVAGIRHRTKTVMAVQFHPEASPGPHDSASFFEEFVQVLKG